The genomic stretch GCGACAAAGGGGACATCCATATTGATGGTTTTGCCGACATTGATTTAGAGCAATGGCTCAACAGCATTGGCCTCGAGCAAGAAGGCCGCAACGTCGTCGTCCATTATTGATGTCACAGGCGTGCAAACACCAAAAAAGATATTATATTGTTAAGGTGGCGTCCTTCGGTAGATTTCTTTTTGACATAGGGCAACGACATACGTTACTATCGTAGACGGGTTTGGCAACAACAGGAGACACTCACTCATGGCGACTCTTACATCTGTCTTAGGTAAACTATCCCATATCTTTAGCGGGTTGAACGTTCCCTTTGGGTTTCCGTCTTTCCCTGTGGATGAGGATTTTGACGAAGCGTTGCGAAGGGACATGGAGCGCGACGCGCGGGCTCTTGCCAGTGATTGGGAGCAGGTAGGCCAAGACATGCGTCGGGCGATGGACTCGTTTTATACACATCACATGGACGACAGCCAGCGGGCGCAACTTCTAGAGATTTTAGAGGCGAACCCTACCACACAAGAGAGCGCCGTCCACTACAAGGTGCTCGTTCCCGCCGTCCTTTTTGATGATGGCACAGAAGAAAGATAAGACACAGGAAGACGCAAACGCTCTTCCCGCTGAGGGCAAGTCCTCTTCTCTTGTGAAGAAGGGAGCAGAGAAGGAAGACACAAACACTCTTCCTGCTAAAGGTAAGTCCTCTTCTCTTGTGAAGAAGGAAGGCGGAATGGTGGTGGAGGGGGGGGAAGTGTTGAAACGCGTGTCGTTCGTGCTGTCGGAGGAGCACTCTACGTGGAGGACGTCTCTTCCTCCATCCAAAGAGATGACAGGCTATGAGGAAACGTTAAAAGGGGCGGCTAACCGCATTGTCGCCATGGCGGAGGATAATGCTCGTCATAGAAGGGGCATGGGCCAAGGGCTTCTCGTTATTGTCTTCATTATTGTTGGCGTGCTTGCTGGTGCCGTGTCCTATGCTTTTTTTTGAAGGTATACCTGCCCTTGCAATGACTGGGTGTGCCATGCTCACCTTCATTGCTATGCGCGTTCTCAAGAGCAAATAACCCGTGAAAATCAACGCCATACAGATACGCGCCGGCCACGTCTTAGAGCATCAGGGCAAGCGTTATACGGTGCTCTCTAACACCATCCTTCAGCCGGGCAAGGGCAGTGCTTTCGTGCAAGTTGAAATGCGCGACATTGCCACTGGCACAAAAGTCAATCAACGATGGCGCACCCAAGAGAGTGTTGAACGCCTTCATGTCGAGGAACATCTGTGCCAATTTCTCTATATGGAGGGGACAAACATCACCCTCATGGACAAAGAGAGTTATGAACAATATAGCCTTTCTCAAGAGATGTTAGGAAAAGCGCAACGTTTTTTACAAGATGGCATGGAGGTTGCTGTCGACTTCATCGATGGTGAGGCTGTCAGCGTGCGCCTTCCCCCGACCGTCACATTGACGGTGCGAGAGGCAGACCCCGTCATCAAAGGGCAGACCGCCACATCATCCTATAAATCCGCCCTGTTGGATAATGGTGTGAAAACGATGGTGCCGCCTCATATCAGTGTTGGTGATGGTGTTGTCATCAATACCCTTGATGGCAGCTATGTAGAAAAGGCAAAATCTTAGCCGCTCATGCGCTGTGCCTGTCGCTGTGCCTGTCGCTATGTCTGTGTGTTTGTGCGTGGCGTCCGTCATAAATGTGCTGTATGGGCATGCGCTTTATGGGCTGGTGTTTTATGCGCGAGGTAGATTATAATGCTCTTTCTAACGTCATGATGCATGCGGTGCGCGACGCCGCCCATGGCGTCTTGCGGGACATTGGCGAAATAGAGAACATTCAGCGTCGTCACAAGGGGCTTCGCTCTTACACGACCCATGCGTGGCAACGTGTTGCCAAGTCTCTTGTTGAGGCTCTGTCGCGTGCGCGTCCAGCCTTTGGCCTTGTCATCAGAGGGCAACCCTATCGCAAAGGAGAGGCGCAGGATGAATGGATTATTGACCCTATCAATGGCTTTACCAATTTTTGTCGCGGGGTTGCCCATTGCGCTTTGTCTGTGGCATGTCGTCATGGCGAGGATATTGTCGCATGTGTGTTATATGATGTGGTGCGAGGCGAGCTTTTCCGCGCAGTGAAGGGGCGAGGCAGTTTCTGTGAGAGCAAGCGCATACGCATGGAGCGAGGACGCCCATGGCCTGAGAGCATGCTGGCCATGGGAGGGGCGAGCATGCTCTCTATGGCGCGTCTTTCTCAACAGACGCCATCGACCGCCCCATCCCCCGTCATGCCTCATCTACGCCATACGGGTGCGGACGCCATTGATATGGCGTGGAGCGCATGTGGCAGGTATGATGGCTATGTGGGTGTGTGTGTTCCTTTTGCCTCTGTGGCAAGCGGGATGTTATTAGTGCGTGAGGCTGGCGGGCTTGTTCATATGTCGCCTGTGTCATCGTCTCAGTATGCGCGCCATCGTTCCTCTCACCTTCGAGAGCGTGGGGCTTATTGCACCATCGTTGCTGGCACGCCTGAGTGTTATCGGCGCGTGATGGATATGATGGCGACAATGGACTAAGGCTAAGGCCATGAGAGAGGATGTCATAGGTGCGCAACACATGAGCCATGGCGTGGGCTATGGCGTCATCGCTGGTGATATGCTCTGTGTCGTCATGCTCCTGCTGGCGTGTCTTGGTGATGTTTTGGGCCTTTATCGGGTGTTTGGGCGTTCTTATCATCCTGTGCGTCTTGTGGGGCATGTCTTCTCTTATGGTGAGAGATGTTTAAATCAAGGGGCGCGTGGCATAGGATTGCGTCTGAGAGGTTTTTTTTTGTCTTGTGTGTCGTTGCCTGTGCCGTGTGGTTTGGGCAATGGCTTGAGGGGGTTGGGGGATGGCTTGGTGTTGGGCTTGAGGTTTTAACCCTATCGGTCATTCTCTGTATGCGCGAATTGCATGCCTATGGCATGCGTGTGATGGCGGGATTATATGGCCATGAGACCCATGAGCAAGCCCGTCATGCCTTATCGTCCATTGTGGGAAGACGCACCGATGATTTAGACGCCAGTGGCATGACGAAGGCCACCATCGAGAGTCTGTTCGAGAATTTCCATGATGGCATTGTAGCGCCGCTCATGTGGTATGTCTTAGGTGGACTATCGGGGATGCTTGCCATGAAGTGCGTCAACACGTTGGACTCGATGATAGGGTATCGCTGGGGGCGTTATGGTGATTTTGGTTTAGGGGCGGCGCGTTTGGATGATGGCATGGGGTATGTATCGGCGCGTCTCAGTTATGGGGTGATTTTATGCGGTGGGGTATGTGGGCGCTTATGGGGTTCTGTGGGAGATTTTTCGTTGTTGAAAGGCTTACGGGTTGGATGGCGTGATGCCTCAAACCATGTATCGGTTAATGCTGGCTGGCCTGAGGCGGCGTCCGCTGTCGTGTTGGGCGTGCGTTTAGGGGGAAGGCGTGTTTATGGGACGCATGTGGTGGATGGAGCGCCGATAGGCGATGGCAGAGACGTATTGCATGGCGATGATTTGACATCCGCTATGGCGCTTTATCGCTGGAGTTGTGCCTGTGCTTGCGGGGTCGCCTGTCTGGCGGTTTTTTTCTTATGTTAGATGGATGAGAGGAGGCGTAACAATTGCCCCGCCATGGTGTTGCTATATTTATCCGAGCCAAGAATGGCGGCAACGGAAGCGCCTCGTCCATAAAACGCCTGATTGAGTT from Alphaproteobacteria bacterium GM7ARS4 encodes the following:
- a CDS encoding DUF2335 domain-containing protein, which codes for MMAQKKDKTQEDANALPAEGKSSSLVKKGAEKEDTNTLPAKGKSSSLVKKEGGMVVEGGEVLKRVSFVLSEEHSTWRTSLPPSKEMTGYEETLKGAANRIVAMAEDNARHRRGMGQGLLVIVFIIVGVLAGAVSYAFF
- the efp gene encoding elongation factor P codes for the protein MKINAIQIRAGHVLEHQGKRYTVLSNTILQPGKGSAFVQVEMRDIATGTKVNQRWRTQESVERLHVEEHLCQFLYMEGTNITLMDKESYEQYSLSQEMLGKAQRFLQDGMEVAVDFIDGEAVSVRLPPTVTLTVREADPVIKGQTATSSYKSALLDNGVKTMVPPHISVGDGVVINTLDGSYVEKAKS
- a CDS encoding cobalamin biosynthesis protein gives rise to the protein MCVVACAVWFGQWLEGVGGWLGVGLEVLTLSVILCMRELHAYGMRVMAGLYGHETHEQARHALSSIVGRRTDDLDASGMTKATIESLFENFHDGIVAPLMWYVLGGLSGMLAMKCVNTLDSMIGYRWGRYGDFGLGAARLDDGMGYVSARLSYGVILCGGVCGRLWGSVGDFSLLKGLRVGWRDASNHVSVNAGWPEAASAVVLGVRLGGRRVYGTHVVDGAPIGDGRDVLHGDDLTSAMALYRWSCACACGVACLAVFFLC